A genomic segment from Flavobacterium litorale encodes:
- a CDS encoding YraN family protein, with product MAEHNELGKLGEALAVEYLQKKEYTILETNWIFQKAEIDIIAQKDGILAIVEVKTRSSTDFGLPQDFVKPKKIQLLVKAVNEYILQNDLDVTTRFDIIAIHKKAKTFEIEHLEDAFFHF from the coding sequence ATGGCAGAGCATAACGAGCTGGGTAAACTAGGTGAGGCATTAGCGGTAGAATACTTGCAAAAAAAGGAATATACTATACTGGAAACCAACTGGATTTTCCAGAAAGCCGAAATTGACATTATTGCCCAAAAAGATGGTATATTGGCTATTGTGGAGGTAAAAACCCGATCCAGTACCGATTTTGGTTTACCACAGGATTTTGTAAAACCCAAAAAAATACAATTACTAGTAAAAGCCGTAAACGAATACATATTACAGAACGATTTAGATGTAACAACGCGTTTTGATATTATTGCCATACACAAAAAAGCGAAAACGTTTGAAATAGAACATCTGGAAGATGCTTTTTTTCACTTTTAG
- a CDS encoding S66 peptidase family protein produces the protein MKIPPYLQKGDTVAIVATARKIDLETLQPSIALLEEWGLTVIIGNTIGRDNNNQLAGTDEERASDFQTMIDNPTIKAVWCAKGGYGTVRMVELVDFTPFKKNPKWIIGFSDVTVLHSHINAMGIATLHAIMCSTMPSSTPKAIASLKGALFGKKMSYSIAPHPFNKQGKTNGVLVGGNLSVLYSIIGSRSEINYTNKILFVEDLDEYLYHIDRMLMNVKRNGYFNNVKGIIIGGMTDMNDNAIPWGHDALEIIRDITKEYNIPMCFNFPAGHLPDNRTLILGHKITLDVTTKGTTVIFE, from the coding sequence ATGAAAATACCACCCTATTTACAAAAAGGCGATACTGTAGCCATAGTAGCTACAGCCCGAAAAATAGACCTTGAAACGTTACAACCTAGTATAGCGTTGCTAGAGGAATGGGGGCTTACTGTAATTATAGGGAATACCATAGGACGAGATAATAATAACCAACTAGCGGGAACTGACGAAGAGCGTGCGTCTGATTTCCAGACTATGATAGATAACCCTACTATAAAAGCGGTTTGGTGCGCCAAAGGGGGCTACGGTACGGTACGCATGGTAGAACTTGTTGATTTTACTCCGTTTAAGAAAAACCCAAAATGGATTATTGGTTTTAGCGATGTTACCGTGCTACACAGCCATATTAATGCTATGGGTATTGCTACACTACATGCCATTATGTGCTCTACAATGCCAAGCAGTACACCCAAAGCTATAGCAAGCTTAAAAGGAGCTTTGTTTGGTAAAAAAATGAGCTATAGCATAGCTCCTCACCCTTTTAATAAGCAAGGGAAAACAAATGGTGTATTGGTAGGCGGTAACTTATCGGTACTATACAGCATAATAGGTTCACGCTCTGAGATAAATTATACTAATAAAATACTTTTTGTAGAGGACCTTGATGAATATTTGTATCATATTGATCGTATGTTGATGAACGTAAAACGCAATGGTTATTTTAATAACGTAAAGGGTATTATAATAGGTGGTATGACGGATATGAACGATAACGCCATACCGTGGGGACATGATGCTTTAGAAATTATAAGAGATATTACTAAGGAGTATAACATCCCGATGTGTTTTAATTTTCCTGCGGGACACTTACCCGATAACCGAACACTAATTTTAGGACACAAAATAACCCTTGATGTAACTACCAAAGGAACAACAGTAATTTTTGAGTAA
- a CDS encoding aspartate kinase, with protein MKTISSVVEHYIKTKPFLLSALSQGIINLTSLARTMMPELELELGKDIKQGAVVMSLKRLSEDLDFRLNHKIVKVLKSIGEITVRSSLTDYTFAVSDTMLDKHVELINSITTNPEVFYTSSRGVNETNIVVSSSVNDLVERLFAEEKMVERVDNLASITIRLPKDNISTPGVYYYIFQRLAWEGIIINEVISTSYEFTILVSEEEVDVAFKVIKDLKNL; from the coding sequence ATGAAAACAATATCTTCTGTAGTAGAGCACTACATAAAGACAAAACCATTTTTGCTGAGCGCACTATCGCAAGGCATTATAAACCTTACCTCTCTTGCCCGAACCATGATGCCTGAGCTAGAGTTGGAGTTAGGAAAAGATATAAAACAAGGTGCCGTAGTCATGTCGCTCAAACGACTATCAGAAGATCTTGATTTCCGACTTAACCATAAAATTGTTAAAGTATTAAAATCCATAGGAGAAATTACGGTACGCTCATCTTTAACGGACTATACTTTTGCAGTATCCGATACCATGTTGGATAAACACGTAGAACTCATTAATAGTATTACCACTAATCCCGAAGTATTTTACACCTCATCGCGTGGCGTAAACGAAACCAATATTGTAGTTAGTTCGTCGGTAAACGACCTTGTAGAACGCCTGTTTGCAGAAGAAAAAATGGTAGAGCGCGTAGATAATTTAGCCTCTATTACAATACGATTACCTAAAGATAATATCTCTACTCCTGGAGTATATTATTACATCTTCCAGAGGTTAGCTTGGGAAGGCATTATTATAAACGAAGTTATCTCTACATCGTACGAGTTTACAATACTGGTAAGTGAAGAAGAGGTTGATGTTGCCTTTAAAGTAATAAAAGACCTTAAAAATTTATAA